One Candidatus Binatia bacterium DNA window includes the following coding sequences:
- a CDS encoding glutathione S-transferase, whose product MAQEYRIFGAELSPYSVKVRSYFRYKKIPHRWIVRDLAAMAEFEKYAKLPLIPLVVTPEDRGLQDSTPILDEMEARFPEPSIHPPDPALALLSAIVEEYADEWVNKPMFHYRWYYEPDRQSAAVRIARTMAPGTDGQELERMAESVRERMVPRLRFVGSNEKTKSTIERSFLRLLDLLDPHLGRHPYLFGGRPSLADFGLAAQLYQCASDPTAGAVIRERHPVVLRWIERMLDPEAEGEFATWDELESGLLPLFRGEIAPVFVPWTLANERALAAGEKTFSVDLEGEPFEQEVQKYHAKSLGMLRRRYTSLPDKARADRLLELTGCAALFS is encoded by the coding sequence ATGGCGCAGGAATACAGAATCTTCGGGGCGGAACTTTCGCCGTACTCCGTCAAGGTCCGGTCGTACTTTCGCTACAAAAAGATTCCCCACCGCTGGATCGTGCGGGATCTCGCGGCGATGGCGGAGTTCGAGAAGTACGCGAAGCTGCCGCTCATTCCGCTGGTCGTCACTCCGGAGGACCGAGGACTCCAGGATTCGACGCCCATCCTCGACGAGATGGAAGCTCGATTTCCCGAGCCCTCGATCCACCCCCCGGACCCCGCGCTGGCCCTCCTTTCGGCCATCGTCGAGGAGTACGCCGACGAGTGGGTCAACAAGCCCATGTTTCACTACCGCTGGTACTACGAGCCCGACCGGCAGTCGGCCGCGGTACGGATCGCGCGAACCATGGCGCCGGGGACCGACGGGCAGGAACTCGAGCGGATGGCCGAGTCGGTCCGCGAGCGGATGGTACCCCGTCTCCGGTTCGTGGGGTCGAACGAGAAGACCAAGAGCACCATCGAGCGTTCGTTCCTGCGGCTTCTCGACCTTCTGGACCCGCATCTCGGGCGCCACCCCTACCTGTTCGGGGGCCGTCCCTCGCTCGCCGACTTCGGCCTCGCCGCTCAGCTCTACCAGTGCGCGAGCGATCCGACGGCGGGGGCGGTGATTCGGGAGCGGCATCCGGTGGTCCTCCGCTGGATCGAGCGGATGCTCGACCCCGAAGCCGAAGGCGAATTCGCGACCTGGGACGAACTCGAGTCGGGGCTCCTGCCCCTTTTCCGCGGGGAAATCGCGCCGGTGTTCGTGCCCTGGACGCTGGCGAACGAACGAGCGCTCGCCGCAGGGGAGAAAACGTTTTCCGTCGACCTGGAAGGCGAGCCCTTCGAGCAGGAGGTCCAGAAGTATCACGCCAAGTCGCTCGGGATGCTTCGACGCCGTTACACCTCGCTTCCCGACAAAGCCCGAGCGGACCGGCTCCTCGAGCTCACGGGCTGCGCGGCGCTTTTTTCTTGA
- a CDS encoding LLM class F420-dependent oxidoreductase → MRFGITTPVVTLVPRTHASWEETAGPEQLRTIARRADELGYHHLSCSEHVAIPVDVAGVRGGRYYDPGTTLAFFAAITEKIRLLTHVLVLPYHHPLEVAKRYGTLDVLSGGRLILGVGVGSLAEEFSLLGVDFAGRGPRYEDALRALKAVWGRRLPEYHGTHFRFSGFIVDPAAPRKDVPIWVGGRSPRSLRRALRFGDGWDPFGLGADALETLLRRARDWPEWAERAAPFDLALSPERPLDLRHAKGIEEAIATVERYRRIGATVLNLRFRHATLSEFLEQLETFASKIAPRFSGAP, encoded by the coding sequence ATGCGCTTCGGGATCACGACTCCGGTCGTCACGCTGGTCCCGAGGACGCATGCATCCTGGGAGGAAACCGCCGGTCCGGAGCAACTCCGCACGATCGCTCGTCGAGCCGACGAACTGGGCTACCACCACCTGAGTTGCAGCGAGCACGTGGCGATCCCCGTGGACGTAGCGGGGGTGCGAGGGGGGCGATATTACGACCCCGGTACGACGTTGGCCTTTTTCGCCGCGATCACCGAGAAGATTCGCCTCCTGACGCACGTCCTCGTCCTCCCGTACCATCATCCCCTCGAGGTGGCCAAACGCTACGGCACGCTCGACGTGTTGTCGGGAGGGCGGCTCATTCTGGGAGTGGGGGTCGGAAGCCTGGCCGAAGAGTTCTCGCTCCTCGGCGTCGACTTCGCGGGACGAGGACCGCGCTACGAGGACGCTCTCCGGGCGCTCAAGGCGGTATGGGGGCGGCGTCTTCCCGAGTACCACGGGACGCATTTCCGGTTCTCGGGCTTCATCGTCGATCCCGCGGCGCCGAGAAAAGACGTGCCCATCTGGGTCGGGGGCAGGTCCCCCCGGTCCCTGAGACGTGCTCTCCGCTTCGGGGACGGCTGGGATCCCTTCGGTCTCGGCGCCGACGCTCTCGAAACGTTGCTCCGGCGGGCACGAGACTGGCCCGAGTGGGCCGAGCGAGCGGCCCCGTTCGATCTGGCGCTGAGCCCCGAACGGCCGCTCGACCTCCGCCACGCGAAGGGAATCGAAGAGGCGATCGCGACCGTCGAGCGCTACCGGCGCATCGGCGCCACCGTTCTCAACCTCCGCTTTCGCCACGCGACGCTCTCCGAATTCCTCGAGCAACTCGAAACCTTCGCCTCGAAGATCGCCCCGCGGTTTTCCGGAGCTCCGTGA
- the rplI gene encoding 50S ribosomal protein L9: MEVILKEEVPSLGSIGDIVDVKPGFARNYLFPRGLAVRADPRNRRMLEHEKRVAAEKRDREKRRAEALAAKLSAVRIEIRARAGEEGKLFGAVTNKDVEEALSREGISVDRRRILLEDPIKALGEYEVPVHLPLGVQAKVKVAVLPHE, from the coding sequence ATGGAAGTCATCCTGAAAGAAGAGGTGCCCTCGCTCGGCTCCATCGGGGATATCGTCGACGTCAAGCCGGGGTTCGCCCGCAACTACCTCTTCCCGCGAGGGCTTGCTGTCAGGGCCGACCCGCGCAACCGGAGAATGCTCGAACACGAGAAGCGCGTGGCGGCGGAAAAACGCGACCGTGAAAAACGCCGCGCCGAAGCGCTCGCGGCGAAACTTTCCGCGGTGCGGATCGAGATCCGCGCGAGGGCCGGCGAAGAGGGAAAACTCTTCGGTGCCGTGACGAACAAAGACGTCGAGGAAGCGCTCTCGCGCGAGGGAATCTCGGTGGACCGGCGGCGTATCCTCCTCGAAGACCCCATCAAGGCGCTGGGCGAGTACGAAGTCCCGGTGCACCTGCCGCTCGGGGTACAGGCGAAAGTCAAGGTGGCCGTCCTCCCGCACGAGTAG
- the rpsR gene encoding 30S ribosomal protein S18, with translation MAKGRKGRDDEKVVYRRRGRRRVCRFCAEKRTEIDYKDAQTLASFLTERGKIVPSRITGTCARHQRQLTVAIKRARIAALLPFTVVNV, from the coding sequence ATGGCAAAGGGACGCAAGGGTAGGGACGACGAAAAGGTCGTCTATCGCAGGCGGGGCCGAAGACGTGTCTGTCGCTTCTGCGCCGAGAAGCGGACCGAGATCGACTACAAGGATGCCCAGACCCTCGCGAGCTTTCTCACGGAGCGGGGCAAGATCGTGCCGAGTCGGATCACGGGAACGTGCGCCCGCCACCAGAGACAGCTCACGGTGGCCATCAAGCGGGCGAGGATCGCGGCGCTTCTGCCCTTCACGGTGGTGAACGTCTGA
- the rpsF gene encoding 30S ribosomal protein S6: MTREYETLFVLHPELSEAEVREAIERTRSTIEGMGGSVVQVDEWGIRELAYPIRKQLRGYYVVVQYTGDGKLVEEIDRTMKISDRVLRHLTVRRNTKGSRAISGGHRPEAEERPATSG; encoded by the coding sequence TTGACTCGAGAATACGAGACGTTGTTCGTCCTGCATCCGGAGCTTTCCGAAGCGGAGGTCCGCGAAGCGATCGAACGTACGCGATCGACGATCGAGGGCATGGGGGGAAGCGTCGTGCAGGTCGACGAGTGGGGGATTCGGGAACTCGCTTATCCGATACGGAAGCAGCTGCGTGGCTACTACGTCGTCGTGCAGTACACGGGAGACGGAAAACTCGTCGAAGAGATCGATCGCACGATGAAAATCTCGGACCGCGTGTTGCGACACCTGACCGTGCGCCGGAACACCAAGGGGTCGCGCGCGATCTCCGGCGGACACCGGCCGGAGGCCGAAGAACGGCCGGCGACGTCCGGTTGA
- the pth gene encoding peptidyl-tRNA hydrolase — translation MWTVIGLGNPGREYEGTRHNVGFEVVELLARRHAARWDRPRKGCRCASFGRGEKRVLLVEPLRYMNRSGEALSELFGADLPELSRTIVVHDDLDLELGRVRVKRAGGAAGHHGVESVAGFLGPDFVRVRVGVGRPEPGQDVVGFLLSPFEADERQVISESLDRAADAVEAIVDLGLEAAMNLYNRRTPASAPEEARAAREEKR, via the coding sequence ATGTGGACGGTCATCGGTCTGGGAAACCCGGGGAGGGAGTACGAGGGGACGCGGCACAACGTGGGTTTCGAGGTCGTGGAACTGCTCGCGCGACGCCACGCGGCGAGGTGGGATCGGCCACGCAAGGGCTGTCGCTGCGCGAGCTTCGGTCGAGGAGAAAAGCGAGTTCTGCTCGTGGAGCCGCTGCGTTACATGAACCGCTCCGGGGAGGCACTCTCGGAGCTTTTCGGAGCCGACCTCCCCGAGCTTTCGAGAACGATCGTCGTGCACGACGACCTCGACCTGGAGCTCGGCCGAGTCCGCGTGAAGCGGGCAGGCGGTGCGGCAGGGCACCACGGGGTGGAGTCCGTGGCCGGTTTCCTGGGCCCGGACTTCGTCCGCGTGCGCGTCGGGGTAGGGCGCCCGGAGCCGGGCCAGGATGTCGTGGGGTTCTTGCTTTCCCCGTTCGAAGCGGATGAAAGACAAGTGATCTCGGAATCCTTGGACAGGGCCGCCGATGCCGTCGAGGCGATCGTGGACCTGGGTCTGGAGGCTGCCATGAACCTTTACAACCGCCGCACGCCCGCCTCGGCGCCGGAGGAGGCCCGGGCGGCAAGGGAGGAAAAGCGTTGA
- the rplY gene encoding 50S ribosomal protein L25 codes for MEAVEVQVDRREKTGKSEARRLRRAGRVPAVFYGPKTPAVPISADRSELLLKVLRLEGAHLLRFRSAHPELDGRVALLTDRQTHPVTGELLHADFYEVDLTVKIEAMVPLHFVGRPVGVVRDGGILQPVRREVEVFCLPMDIPEYIEVDVSGLGIHESLHVADLKLPPGVEVRADTNFTIVTVLPPTVEEVKVEEVPEVAEAEVGVAGAEEKAPEEKPEASEG; via the coding sequence ATGGAAGCAGTCGAAGTCCAGGTCGACCGCAGGGAAAAGACCGGAAAGTCGGAGGCCCGTCGCCTTCGGCGTGCGGGTCGTGTCCCGGCGGTTTTCTACGGCCCCAAGACGCCGGCCGTTCCGATCTCGGCCGACCGGTCGGAACTCCTGCTGAAGGTTTTGCGCCTCGAAGGCGCCCACCTGCTCAGGTTCCGGTCGGCTCACCCCGAGCTCGACGGCCGGGTCGCACTTCTCACGGATCGCCAAACGCATCCGGTCACCGGGGAGCTTTTGCACGCGGATTTCTACGAAGTGGATCTCACGGTGAAGATCGAGGCCATGGTGCCACTTCACTTCGTCGGGCGCCCGGTCGGCGTGGTCCGCGACGGAGGCATTCTCCAACCCGTCCGCCGCGAGGTGGAGGTGTTCTGCCTGCCCATGGACATTCCCGAGTACATCGAGGTGGACGTATCCGGTCTCGGGATCCACGAGAGTCTCCACGTCGCGGACCTGAAACTGCCGCCGGGTGTGGAAGTGCGCGCCGACACCAACTTCACCATCGTCACCGTCCTGCCGCCCACGGTGGAAGAGGTGAAGGTGGAGGAGGTTCCGGAGGTCGCCGAAGCGGAGGTCGGGGTCGCCGGAGCGGAGGAAAAGGCGCCGGAAGAAAAGCCCGAGGCTTCGGAGGGTTGA
- the prs gene encoding ribose-phosphate pyrophosphokinase, whose translation MKDQLQVFTGNANPALAREVCAYLDVPLGNAQVGRFSDGEISVRIHDNVRGGDVFVIQSMCTPVNDNLMELLLMMDAFRRASASRITAVAPYFGYARQDRKVDPRVPISAKLVADLVTVAGASRVLTVDLHAGQIQGFFNVPVDNLFATPVLMKYAGQRLPRENVCVVSPDPGGVERARAFAKRLNAGLAIIDKRRTRANEVAEMRVVGDVAGQVAVIVDDIVDTAGTLAAAADALAEAGAKEVLAFCTHPVLSGPAVERIEASQLSEVVVTNTIPLRENGRRCAKLKVLSLAPLIGEAIRRTHHEESISSLFE comes from the coding sequence GTGAAGGATCAGTTGCAGGTGTTCACGGGGAACGCGAATCCGGCGTTGGCGCGGGAGGTCTGCGCGTACCTGGATGTCCCGCTCGGGAACGCCCAGGTCGGGCGGTTCAGCGACGGCGAAATTTCGGTCCGGATCCACGACAACGTGCGCGGCGGGGACGTGTTCGTCATCCAGTCCATGTGTACGCCTGTCAACGATAACTTGATGGAACTCCTCCTGATGATGGACGCCTTCCGGCGAGCCTCGGCCTCGAGAATCACGGCCGTGGCTCCCTACTTCGGTTATGCGCGACAGGACCGCAAGGTCGACCCGAGGGTGCCGATCAGCGCGAAGCTGGTGGCCGACCTGGTCACGGTCGCGGGAGCGTCACGGGTTCTCACGGTGGACCTCCACGCCGGGCAGATCCAGGGCTTCTTCAACGTGCCCGTCGACAACCTCTTCGCGACGCCCGTGCTCATGAAGTACGCGGGCCAGAGGTTGCCGCGCGAGAACGTGTGCGTCGTCTCGCCGGATCCGGGCGGGGTGGAGCGGGCCCGCGCCTTCGCCAAACGGCTGAACGCGGGACTCGCCATCATCGACAAGAGGCGCACGCGCGCCAACGAGGTCGCGGAAATGCGGGTGGTCGGTGACGTAGCCGGCCAGGTGGCGGTCATCGTGGACGACATCGTGGACACCGCAGGCACGCTCGCCGCCGCGGCCGATGCGCTGGCCGAGGCCGGGGCGAAAGAGGTTCTGGCCTTCTGCACCCACCCGGTCCTTTCGGGTCCCGCCGTCGAGCGTATCGAGGCTTCGCAGCTCTCGGAGGTCGTCGTGACGAACACGATTCCGCTCCGCGAGAACGGACGCAGGTGCGCGAAACTCAAAGTTCTGTCGCTCGCTCCCCTCATCGGCGAGGCCATTCGCCGGACCCATCACGAAGAATCGATCAGCTCGCTCTTCGAATGA
- the ispE gene encoding 4-diphosphocytidyl-2-C-methyl-D-erythritol kinase, translating to MALFHADVRPRMVRERKTPSRITARGGRIVTLAPAKVNFCLHVLRRRPDGYHDIESLAAPISLYDRIEIRPTPGKKIRIFPDPEGSVPQGPENLAWKAASALFERFGTSFGLDIAIRKRIPVGAGLGGGSSDAAAVLLAVLRLLGTSMRAEELHGLATRLGADVPFFLVGRPAVMRGIGERIEPFPGFRRRWLVLAWPGFSVSTAWAYRLFDVSLTKTRHPHKISRLSGTRGPAREVLSNDLEAVVVSVHPEVVRLKEELLRLGAGGAAMTGSGPAVFGLFENKGAAQEAARRLRKRGVWARAVHTLGSPRGGR from the coding sequence ATGGCTCTCTTCCACGCGGACGTGCGTCCCCGAATGGTGCGAGAAAGAAAGACCCCTTCCCGGATAACGGCCCGCGGCGGGCGGATCGTGACGCTCGCGCCCGCCAAGGTGAACTTCTGCCTGCACGTCCTCCGGCGACGCCCCGACGGCTACCACGATATCGAGTCTCTCGCCGCTCCGATTTCTCTCTACGATCGGATCGAAATCCGCCCGACCCCGGGCAAGAAAATCCGCATTTTCCCCGACCCCGAGGGGAGCGTCCCGCAGGGCCCCGAAAACCTGGCGTGGAAGGCCGCGTCCGCGCTGTTCGAGCGGTTCGGCACGTCCTTCGGTCTCGACATTGCGATCCGCAAACGGATTCCCGTGGGTGCGGGGCTCGGGGGAGGAAGCAGCGACGCGGCAGCGGTGTTGCTCGCCGTCTTGCGTCTTCTGGGAACTTCGATGCGCGCGGAGGAGCTCCACGGCCTGGCCACGCGACTCGGGGCGGACGTGCCGTTCTTTCTCGTGGGCCGTCCGGCCGTGATGCGGGGGATTGGCGAGCGGATCGAGCCCTTTCCGGGGTTTCGGCGCCGGTGGCTCGTCCTTGCGTGGCCCGGCTTTTCCGTGTCCACGGCCTGGGCCTACCGGCTGTTCGACGTTTCGTTGACAAAAACCCGACACCCCCATAAGATTTCGCGGTTGTCAGGGACTCGGGGCCCTGCGCGGGAGGTTCTGTCGAACGACCTCGAGGCCGTCGTGGTTTCGGTCCACCCCGAGGTCGTGCGTCTCAAAGAGGAACTTCTTCGGCTGGGGGCCGGAGGGGCGGCGATGACCGGCAGTGGCCCGGCGGTCTTCGGGCTTTTCGAAAACAAGGGAGCAGCGCAAGAAGCAGCACGACGTTTGAGGAAAAGGGGAGTGTGGGCGCGTGCCGTGCACACGCTCGGCTCGCCCCGTGGTGGGCGGTAG